The following proteins are co-located in the candidate division WOR-3 bacterium genome:
- a CDS encoding YopX family protein: MNTREIKFKAWDIGENQMVYGLNHILFAEVYRRENTVYYDNRDKGVIIMEYTGLKDKNGKEIYEGDVVDCENGILREIKCFGPVYYGVTPGGDFCMLMQSNNFKESEVIGNIYENPELLEK; the protein is encoded by the coding sequence ATGAATACAAGAGAAATAAAATTTAAAGCGTGGGATATAGGTGAAAACCAAATGGTATATGGTCTAAATCATATTTTGTTTGCAGAAGTTTATAGACGTGAAAACACGGTGTATTATGACAACAGAGATAAAGGTGTTATCATAATGGAATACACCGGACTAAAAGACAAGAACGGAAAAGAGATTTATGAGGGGGATGTTGTTGATTGTGAAAACGGTATTTTAAGAGAAATAAAATGCTTTGGTCCTGTTTACTATGGTGTTACTCCAGGAGGCGATTTTTGTATGCTTATGCAAAGTAACAATTTCAAAGAAAGTGAAGTAATAGGAAACATATACGAAAACCCTGAACTATTAGAGAAATGA
- a CDS encoding HTH domain-containing protein, with amino-acid sequence MEYLHRNKIIYRRDPINDVPTEEFPWGWYYENGTYEYYNLFSFKDKITSYVSLQWHLHTILYLNPELTEEKLREIALVFSNPRNGYCLYPLHADRVMETVDDVLKMDLEIPPANRKRKVIFKDYCGLTAHEKLSISGKMIGRSKSITESDLYEMMLLLHDRGEIITIKSLAQELETSTRTIYRTLSNQLNDEKTRLNYALRNEKLQSEELH; translated from the coding sequence ATGGAATACCTACATCGTAATAAAATCATATACAGGCGTGACCCGATAAATGACGTGCCTACGGAAGAATTTCCCTGGGGCTGGTATTACGAAAACGGAACTTATGAGTATTACAATCTGTTCTCGTTCAAAGATAAGATAACTTCGTATGTAAGCCTGCAATGGCATTTGCATACAATTTTGTATCTTAACCCGGAGTTAACAGAGGAGAAGTTAAGAGAGATCGCGTTGGTGTTTTCTAATCCGAGAAATGGTTATTGCTTGTATCCGCTGCACGCGGACAGGGTCATGGAAACGGTAGACGATGTACTAAAGATGGACCTTGAGATCCCACCTGCTAACCGAAAGAGAAAAGTAATATTCAAGGATTACTGTGGTCTTACGGCTCATGAGAAGTTATCTATCTCAGGGAAGATGATTGGTAGAAGCAAGAGCATAACAGAGAGTGATCTCTACGAGATGATGTTATTGCTGCACGACAGAGGAGAGATAATTACAATAAAGTCTTTAGCGCAAGAACTGGAGACATCGACAAGAACTATTTACAGAACTTTAAGTAATCAATTGAATGACGAAAAAACTAGATTAAACTATGCGTTGAGAAATGAAAAATTACAATCTGAAGAACTACATTAG